A single region of the Nocardioides aquaticus genome encodes:
- a CDS encoding zf-HC2 domain-containing protein, translating to MTSREEHQTLREMLGSLALGHLTAAEADRVQAHLDGCAECRAELAEVASVVPLLDRVDPVTFASPASPPADLGARIRAAVAAEPPRTDDLAHRRTSRHARPGRTRSRLVVAAAAVLVVGVGIGGVVGRATAPPEPAAAPGPYEPITLEEVGDVDLVVDEAGLVPHTWGVELAMDGAGFTEGAVYRAKFRDEQGRLQPAGRFLGTGAAEMSCSLQSGVLREDVQEVVVVDEQGRTVLRSAL from the coding sequence GTGACCTCCCGTGAGGAGCACCAGACGCTGCGGGAGATGCTGGGGTCCCTGGCGCTCGGACACCTGACCGCGGCCGAGGCCGACCGGGTCCAGGCGCACCTCGACGGCTGCGCGGAGTGCCGCGCGGAGCTGGCCGAGGTGGCCTCGGTCGTGCCCCTGCTGGACCGCGTCGACCCGGTCACCTTCGCCTCCCCCGCGTCCCCGCCGGCCGACCTGGGCGCACGGATCCGGGCCGCGGTCGCCGCCGAGCCGCCGCGGACCGACGACCTCGCACACCGGCGCACCTCCCGGCACGCCCGCCCCGGGCGTACCCGCTCCCGGCTCGTCGTGGCCGCCGCGGCCGTCCTGGTGGTCGGCGTGGGCATCGGGGGCGTGGTCGGTCGTGCCACCGCGCCGCCGGAGCCGGCGGCGGCCCCGGGGCCGTACGAGCCGATCACGCTCGAGGAGGTCGGCGACGTGGACCTCGTCGTCGACGAGGCCGGGCTGGTCCCGCACACCTGGGGCGTCGAGCTGGCGATGGACGGGGCGGGCTTCACCGAGGGCGCGGTCTACCGCGCGAAGTTCCGCGACGAGCAGGGCCGGCTGCAGCCGGCCGGGCGGTTCCTCGGCACCGGCGCCGCGGAGATGAGCTGCAGCCTGCAGTCCGGGGTGCTGCGCGAGGACGTCCAGGAGGTCGTCGTGGTCGACGAGCAGGGGCGGACGGTGCTGCGCTCCGCGCTGTGA
- a CDS encoding beta strand repeat-containing protein: protein MSSPRNRKVPSLAASAVGALALAGLTVLPGTASAAPATGATATTATAAAAAAAPQAGGTTVVRNERQLRRAVLKANRVEGTATIRLASSIGFGPDRPTRGGALRGDLDLTDDLVVRGRGNAIDANQVDRIFDVRDGVTLRLRGVVLRNGQAPETESGGAIRSTGGDVTVRGSQVLDSTASGEGASGGAIVNDQGLLTVARSRLLRNTATRAGGAVEANLGTTVVLGTRMNFNNTGATPGNGGALHLTGAGEVTVTGSWVKNNTASAEGGGLWNSATGDFTVTGTELGGNTAAGAEATNGGGAVYNDGGTLTVSDSRMMNNEATGAAGSGGALLAVGAGDVRVENSELVGNTAPRAGGAIEVADGVVEVWRSELVGNSTGSAPGNGGALHATAATSEVRVLRSRVSGNTASSEGGGLWNSAGATMEVRGSVFTENVAEGDEADNGGGALFNNGGTLQVTRSDIDRNVANGTNGSGGGILTDGGTLEVTQTDITDNTAVRAGGGIEADIGDTTVSQSLLDGNSTGSTPGNGGGLHLTGAGTVAVENSSVTGNTASNEGGGLWNSATGTLSVTATEIVGNTASGAEANAGGGGLYNDGGQLTVDGSTIDDNTADGAAGSGGGVLNVNGTLTMSGTTLDGNSAVRAGGGIETNVGQVTLTNVDTTNNDTGANPGNGGGLHVTAGATVLWTGGTVTGNDAAAQGGGLWNSDTGSITATGLTVEGNTAPEGPEFYNVGGPFVLNGTPVPPS, encoded by the coding sequence ATGAGCTCACCCCGGAACCGCAAGGTCCCCTCGCTGGCAGCCTCGGCGGTGGGGGCCCTGGCCCTGGCCGGCCTGACGGTCCTGCCCGGGACGGCCTCGGCCGCGCCCGCCACCGGCGCCACCGCGACGACGGCCACCGCGGCCGCCGCGGCCGCCGCCCCGCAGGCAGGCGGGACGACCGTCGTCCGCAACGAGCGCCAGCTGCGCCGCGCGGTCCTCAAGGCCAACCGTGTCGAGGGGACGGCCACCATCCGGCTCGCGAGCTCGATCGGCTTCGGCCCCGACCGGCCGACCCGCGGCGGCGCGCTGCGCGGGGACCTCGACCTGACCGACGACCTGGTGGTCCGCGGCCGCGGCAACGCGATCGACGCCAACCAGGTCGACCGCATCTTCGACGTGCGCGACGGCGTCACCCTCCGGCTGCGTGGCGTCGTGCTCCGCAACGGCCAGGCGCCGGAGACCGAGAGCGGCGGCGCGATCCGCAGCACCGGCGGCGACGTCACCGTCCGTGGCTCGCAGGTGCTCGACAGCACCGCGAGCGGCGAGGGCGCCTCGGGTGGCGCGATCGTCAACGACCAGGGCCTGCTGACCGTCGCCCGGTCGCGGCTGCTGCGCAACACCGCCACCCGCGCCGGAGGGGCCGTCGAGGCCAACCTCGGCACCACCGTGGTGCTCGGTACGCGGATGAACTTCAACAACACCGGCGCCACCCCCGGCAACGGCGGTGCGCTGCACCTCACCGGCGCCGGTGAGGTCACCGTCACGGGCTCCTGGGTGAAGAACAACACCGCCTCGGCCGAGGGCGGCGGGCTGTGGAACTCCGCGACCGGCGACTTCACCGTCACCGGCACCGAGCTCGGCGGGAACACCGCGGCCGGCGCCGAGGCCACCAACGGTGGCGGGGCCGTCTACAACGACGGCGGCACGCTGACGGTCAGCGACTCGCGGATGATGAACAACGAGGCGACCGGCGCGGCCGGGTCCGGCGGCGCCCTGCTGGCGGTGGGCGCCGGCGACGTCCGCGTCGAGAACTCCGAGCTGGTCGGCAACACCGCGCCCCGCGCCGGCGGGGCGATCGAGGTCGCCGACGGCGTGGTCGAGGTGTGGAGGTCCGAGCTTGTCGGCAACTCCACCGGGTCCGCTCCCGGCAACGGCGGCGCCCTGCACGCGACGGCCGCCACCTCCGAGGTCCGGGTGCTCCGGTCCAGGGTGTCCGGCAACACCGCCTCCTCCGAGGGCGGGGGCCTGTGGAACAGCGCGGGCGCCACCATGGAGGTGCGCGGCAGCGTCTTCACCGAGAACGTCGCCGAGGGTGACGAGGCCGACAACGGCGGCGGCGCGCTGTTCAACAACGGCGGGACCCTGCAGGTGACCCGCTCCGACATCGACCGCAACGTCGCGAACGGTACCAACGGCTCGGGCGGCGGCATCCTGACCGACGGGGGGACCCTCGAGGTCACCCAGACCGACATCACCGACAACACGGCCGTCCGGGCCGGCGGCGGGATCGAGGCCGACATCGGTGACACCACGGTCTCCCAGTCGCTGCTCGACGGCAACAGCACGGGGTCCACGCCGGGCAACGGCGGCGGCCTGCACCTGACCGGCGCCGGCACCGTCGCGGTGGAGAACAGCAGCGTGACCGGCAACACCGCCAGCAACGAGGGCGGCGGTCTGTGGAACTCCGCGACCGGCACCCTCTCGGTGACCGCGACCGAGATCGTCGGGAACACCGCCAGCGGCGCCGAGGCGAACGCCGGCGGCGGTGGCCTCTACAACGACGGCGGCCAGCTGACCGTCGACGGCTCCACGATCGACGACAACACCGCCGACGGCGCCGCCGGCTCCGGTGGTGGCGTGCTCAACGTCAACGGCACCCTGACCATGTCCGGCACCACGCTCGACGGCAACAGCGCCGTCCGCGCCGGTGGCGGCATCGAGACCAACGTCGGTCAGGTCACCCTGACGAACGTCGACACGACGAACAACGACACCGGCGCCAACCCCGGCAACGGTGGCGGGCTGCACGTCACCGCCGGAGCCACCGTGCTCTGGACCGGCGGCACCGTCACCGGCAACGACGCGGCGGCGCAGGGCGGCGGGCTGTGGAACAGCGACACCGGCAGCATCACCGCCACCGGCCTCACCGTCGAGGGCAACACCGCCCCGGAGGGTCCGGAGTTCTACAACGTCGGCGGCCCGTTCGTCCTCAACGGCACCCCGGTGCCCCCGAGCTGA
- the trpC gene encoding indole-3-glycerol phosphate synthase TrpC has translation MTVLDDIVAGVRLDLDRREAALPLREVEAAAADAPGPRDPMPHLRSTGSSVIAEVKRRSPSKGDLADIPDPAALAAQYAAGGAAAISVLTEERRFGGSLADLRAVRAAVDTPLLRKDFIVTDYQLVEARAAGADLALLIVAALDDDTLSRLHDRARGLGLTVLVEVHDEAEAERALALDAELIGVNARNLKTLEVDPDAFGRLVTQLPADRVLVAESGVTGPDDVQRYTDLGARAVLVGEALVRGGAPRETVAAMTGLLPARTGADA, from the coding sequence ATGACCGTCCTCGACGACATCGTCGCCGGCGTCCGGCTCGACCTCGACCGGCGTGAGGCCGCCCTGCCGCTGCGCGAGGTCGAGGCCGCCGCGGCCGACGCCCCCGGCCCGCGGGACCCGATGCCGCACCTGCGCTCGACCGGGTCGAGCGTGATCGCCGAGGTGAAGCGCCGCAGCCCGAGCAAGGGCGACCTCGCCGACATCCCGGACCCGGCCGCCCTGGCCGCGCAGTACGCCGCCGGCGGCGCCGCCGCGATCAGCGTCCTCACCGAGGAGCGCCGCTTCGGGGGCAGCCTGGCCGACCTGCGCGCCGTGCGCGCCGCGGTGGACACCCCGCTGCTGCGCAAGGACTTCATCGTCACCGACTACCAGCTCGTCGAGGCCCGCGCCGCCGGCGCCGACCTGGCGCTGCTGATCGTGGCCGCGCTCGACGACGACACCCTGTCCCGCCTCCACGACCGTGCCCGCGGCCTCGGACTGACCGTCCTGGTCGAGGTGCACGACGAGGCCGAGGCCGAGCGGGCCCTCGCCCTCGACGCCGAGCTGATCGGGGTCAACGCCCGCAACCTGAAGACCCTCGAGGTCGACCCCGACGCCTTCGGTCGACTCGTGACCCAGCTGCCCGCCGACCGCGTGCTGGTCGCCGAGTCCGGCGTCACCGGGCCCGACGACGTCCAGCGCTACACCGACCTGGGCGCCCGCGCCGTGCTCGTGGGCGAGGCCCTCGTCCGCGGTGGCGCCCCCCGCGAGACCGTCGCCGCGATGACCGGTCTCCTCCCCGCCCGCACAGGAGCAGACGCATGA
- the hisI gene encoding phosphoribosyl-AMP cyclohydrolase yields the protein MTSSLDPGLASRLKRTGPDSLGLLPAVVQQHDTGEVLMLGWMDEEALQRTLTTGRATYWSRSRQEYWVKGDTSGHVQHVREVRLDCDGDTLLLRVDQVGAACHTGDHTCFDADLLPLGTGPVTP from the coding sequence GTGACCTCCTCCCTCGACCCCGGCCTCGCGTCCCGGCTCAAGCGCACCGGCCCGGACTCGCTCGGCCTGCTCCCCGCGGTGGTCCAGCAGCACGACACCGGCGAGGTGCTGATGCTGGGCTGGATGGACGAGGAGGCCCTGCAGCGCACCCTGACCACGGGCCGGGCGACCTACTGGAGCCGGTCCCGCCAGGAGTACTGGGTCAAGGGCGACACCTCCGGTCACGTCCAGCACGTCCGTGAGGTCCGCCTCGACTGCGACGGCGACACGCTGCTGCTGCGCGTGGACCAGGTCGGCGCGGCCTGCCACACCGGGGACCACACGTGCTTCGACGCCGACCTCCTCCCGCTGGGGACGGGCCCGGTGACCCCGTGA
- a CDS encoding Trp biosynthesis-associated membrane protein, which translates to MTRSSTRTATRGAARSPRRTFGPVLLLGLAGSGLAAFGGSRAWASADDAAPPQAVDALGSSAVVAGSGEVPLAGALALVALACWGVLLVTRGRVRRLLALLAAAAAGGVLATVVVGAQGVRQDVRDAVAVLGQGEPTVGFTASLWLTGVGALAALAAAVLAVRWAPSWPEMGRRYDAPGTAVAAPEAGADTSNLELWKSLDQGRDPTT; encoded by the coding sequence GTGACCCGCTCGTCGACCCGCACCGCGACCCGTGGCGCCGCCCGCAGCCCGCGGCGGACGTTCGGCCCGGTGCTCCTGCTCGGCCTGGCCGGCTCCGGACTGGCCGCGTTCGGCGGCAGCCGGGCGTGGGCGTCGGCCGACGACGCCGCCCCGCCGCAGGCCGTCGACGCGCTCGGCTCGTCCGCCGTGGTCGCCGGCAGCGGCGAGGTCCCGCTCGCCGGCGCGCTGGCCCTGGTCGCGCTCGCCTGCTGGGGCGTGCTCCTGGTGACCCGCGGCCGGGTGCGTCGGCTGCTGGCGCTGCTCGCCGCGGCGGCCGCCGGCGGCGTGCTCGCCACCGTCGTCGTCGGGGCGCAGGGAGTGCGCCAGGACGTCCGCGACGCCGTGGCCGTGCTGGGTCAGGGCGAGCCCACGGTGGGGTTCACCGCCTCGCTCTGGTTGACCGGCGTCGGGGCCCTGGCGGCGCTGGCCGCCGCGGTGCTGGCCGTGCGCTGGGCGCCGTCCTGGCCCGAGATGGGACGACGGTACGACGCCCCCGGCACAGCCGTCGCGGCGCCGGAGGCGGGGGCCGACACGAGCAACCTCGAGCTGTGGAAGTCGCTCGACCAGGGCCGCGACCCGACGACCTGA
- the trpB gene encoding tryptophan synthase subunit beta, translated as MTTTEHPAVPAAAVPADAVPADAVPADAVPGAATRWDADGLGWFGGSETGWGGRFMPEALVAALDELDEARREAMADPAFVAEFQAVLRDYAGMPSPLYEAERLSARVGCRVLLKREDLNHTGAHKIRNVLGQAMLTRRMGKKRVIAETGAGQHGVASATAAAYFGLDCTVYMGAVDTRRQALNVARMHLLGASVVPVESGSATLKDAINEAMRDWVASVDHTAYLFGTAAGPHPFPTMVRDFTRGIGDEARAQCLERYGVLPDAIAACVGGGSNAIGLFTAFLDDEDVAIYGFEPGGEGVDTPRHAATIHAGARGVLHGARTYVLQDDDGQTVESHSISAGLDYPGVGPQHAHLSAIGRATYVPVTDAEAMDAMALLSRTEGIIPAIETAHAVAGALRVAERLAAEKGPEATVLINLSGRGDKDMGTAIEYFGLGDPDRVTEEPVGRTDAGGGVDVAQGEGSGAGEQL; from the coding sequence ATGACCACCACCGAGCACCCCGCCGTCCCCGCCGCCGCCGTCCCCGCCGACGCCGTCCCCGCCGACGCCGTCCCCGCCGACGCCGTCCCGGGCGCCGCCACCCGCTGGGACGCCGACGGGCTCGGCTGGTTCGGGGGGTCCGAGACCGGCTGGGGCGGGCGGTTCATGCCCGAGGCCCTGGTCGCGGCGCTCGACGAGCTCGACGAGGCCCGCCGTGAGGCGATGGCCGACCCGGCGTTCGTCGCCGAGTTCCAGGCCGTCCTGCGCGACTACGCCGGGATGCCCAGCCCGCTCTACGAGGCCGAGCGGCTCTCGGCCCGGGTCGGCTGCCGGGTCCTGCTCAAGCGCGAGGACCTGAACCACACCGGCGCCCACAAGATCCGCAACGTCCTCGGCCAGGCGATGCTGACCAGGCGGATGGGCAAGAAGCGGGTCATCGCCGAGACCGGGGCCGGCCAGCACGGCGTGGCCAGCGCCACGGCCGCGGCGTACTTCGGGCTCGACTGCACCGTCTACATGGGCGCCGTCGACACCCGACGCCAGGCGCTCAACGTGGCCCGGATGCACCTCCTCGGCGCCTCGGTCGTGCCGGTCGAGTCCGGCAGCGCCACCCTGAAGGACGCCATCAACGAGGCCATGCGCGACTGGGTCGCCAGCGTCGACCACACCGCGTACCTCTTCGGCACCGCCGCGGGGCCGCACCCGTTCCCGACCATGGTCCGCGACTTCACCCGGGGCATCGGCGACGAGGCCCGGGCGCAGTGCCTCGAGCGGTACGGCGTGCTGCCCGACGCGATCGCGGCCTGCGTCGGCGGCGGCTCGAACGCGATCGGCCTGTTCACGGCCTTCCTCGACGACGAGGACGTCGCGATCTACGGCTTTGAGCCCGGGGGCGAGGGCGTCGACACCCCCCGGCACGCCGCGACCATCCACGCCGGGGCGCGCGGGGTGCTGCACGGCGCCCGCACCTACGTCCTGCAGGACGACGACGGCCAGACCGTCGAGTCGCACTCGATCTCGGCCGGGCTGGACTACCCCGGCGTCGGGCCGCAGCACGCGCACCTGTCGGCCATCGGCCGGGCCACCTACGTGCCGGTCACCGACGCCGAGGCGATGGACGCCATGGCGCTGCTCAGCCGCACCGAGGGCATCATCCCCGCGATCGAGACCGCGCACGCCGTGGCCGGTGCCCTGCGGGTCGCCGAGAGGCTCGCGGCCGAGAAGGGCCCCGAGGCGACGGTGCTGATCAACCTGTCGGGGCGCGGTGACAAGGACATGGGCACCGCCATCGAGTACTTCGGCCTCGGCGACCCCGACCGGGTCACCGAGGAGCCCGTGGGTCGCACCGACGCCGGCGGCGGGGTCGACGTCGCCCAGGGCGAGGGCAGCGGCGCGGGGGAGCAGCTGTGA
- a CDS encoding ABC transporter ATP-binding protein — protein MSTTAPEGRGSTTAGLKVVGVAIRREPWIFTLSTLGSVLFGALTVADAWVLGWATDEVVLPAFRTGETDTAMLWAVLALFVGVAILRAVGIVARRLGAGIMQYRMQARTRRAVTRQYLRLPLEWHQRHPTGQLLSNANADVEAAWSPIAPLPMAVGTLAMMAIAVVQMLLADLVLAVVGILVFPAVLLVNVVYQRRAQGWATQAQRLRAELSEVAHESFDGAMVVKTLGREGEETARFEAKARELRETNIRVGRIRAGFDPVLAALPSLGVLVVLTVGVSRVLSGATAAGDVVTVAYLLTIVSFPIRSLGWVLGEFPRSVVGYERVRAVLDATGEMSYGDAVVPASAAGAGVRLEVDDLVHHHHADRPLLRGVDFTVEPGRSVALVGATASGKSTLTSLLTRLVDPRAGAVRVDGVDLRDLAPGELARTIAVVPQSAFLFDDTVRGNVTLGLDVDDDAVWAALRTAQADGFVSALPDGLDARLGERGTSLSGGQRQRISLARALVRRPRLLVLDDATSAVDPEVEARILGALRDGTAPGGGAEATTLVVVAYRKATIALADEVLHLDDGVVADRGPHAALLRRSPSYAALVNAYEDDRAEPAAQGVGAP, from the coding sequence GTGAGCACGACTGCCCCGGAGGGACGCGGATCGACCACCGCGGGCCTGAAGGTGGTCGGGGTGGCGATCCGTCGCGAGCCCTGGATCTTCACCCTCTCCACCCTCGGCAGCGTGCTGTTCGGGGCGCTGACCGTGGCCGACGCGTGGGTGCTGGGATGGGCCACGGACGAGGTCGTGCTGCCGGCCTTCCGCACCGGCGAGACCGACACCGCGATGCTGTGGGCGGTGCTGGCGCTCTTCGTCGGGGTGGCGATCCTGCGGGCCGTCGGCATCGTCGCCCGGCGGCTGGGTGCGGGCATCATGCAGTACCGGATGCAGGCGCGGACCCGCCGCGCGGTCACCCGTCAGTACCTCCGGCTGCCGCTCGAGTGGCACCAGCGGCACCCCACCGGCCAGCTGCTCTCCAACGCCAACGCCGACGTCGAGGCCGCCTGGTCACCGATCGCGCCGCTGCCGATGGCCGTCGGGACGCTGGCGATGATGGCGATCGCCGTCGTGCAGATGCTGCTGGCCGACCTCGTGCTCGCGGTGGTCGGCATCCTGGTCTTCCCCGCCGTCCTGCTCGTCAACGTCGTCTACCAGCGCCGCGCGCAGGGCTGGGCCACCCAGGCCCAGCGGCTGCGCGCCGAGCTCTCCGAGGTCGCGCACGAGTCCTTCGACGGCGCCATGGTCGTCAAGACCCTGGGCCGCGAGGGCGAGGAGACCGCCCGCTTCGAGGCCAAGGCCCGCGAGCTGCGGGAGACCAACATCCGCGTCGGCCGGATCCGGGCCGGCTTCGACCCGGTCCTGGCCGCGCTGCCCAGCCTCGGCGTCCTGGTCGTGCTGACCGTCGGCGTCTCCCGGGTGCTGTCCGGGGCCACGGCCGCCGGTGACGTGGTGACGGTGGCCTACCTGCTGACCATCGTGTCCTTCCCGATCCGCTCGCTGGGCTGGGTGCTGGGGGAGTTCCCGCGCAGCGTCGTGGGCTACGAGCGGGTCCGCGCGGTCCTGGACGCCACCGGCGAGATGTCCTACGGCGACGCGGTGGTCCCGGCCTCCGCCGCAGGCGCCGGGGTGCGCCTCGAGGTGGACGACCTCGTCCACCACCACCACGCCGACCGCCCCCTGCTGCGCGGGGTCGACTTCACCGTCGAGCCCGGCCGCTCGGTGGCCCTGGTCGGCGCGACCGCGTCCGGCAAGAGCACGCTGACCAGCCTGCTGACGCGCCTGGTCGACCCGCGTGCGGGCGCCGTCCGCGTCGACGGCGTCGACCTCCGCGACCTCGCGCCGGGCGAGCTGGCCCGCACCATCGCCGTCGTGCCGCAGTCGGCGTTCCTCTTCGACGACACCGTGCGCGGCAACGTCACCCTCGGTCTCGACGTCGACGACGACGCCGTCTGGGCCGCGCTGCGCACCGCCCAGGCCGACGGCTTCGTGTCCGCGCTGCCCGACGGGCTCGACGCCCGCCTCGGCGAGCGCGGCACCAGCCTGTCGGGAGGGCAGCGGCAGCGGATCTCGCTGGCCCGCGCCCTGGTGCGGCGGCCGCGGCTGCTCGTCCTCGACGACGCCACCTCCGCGGTCGACCCCGAGGTCGAGGCCCGCATCCTCGGAGCCCTGCGCGACGGCACCGCCCCCGGCGGCGGGGCGGAGGCCACCACCCTGGTGGTCGTCGCCTACCGCAAGGCCACCATCGCCCTGGCCGACGAGGTGCTGCACCTCGACGACGGGGTGGTGGCCGACCGCGGCCCGCACGCCGCGCTGCTGCGCCGCTCCCCGTCGTACGCCGCCCTGGTCAACGCCTACGAGGACGACCGGGCCGAGCCCGCCGCGCAGGGGGTGGGCGCCCCGTGA
- a CDS encoding HGxxPAAW family protein — translation MSDSSHGNTPAAWTAVVLGLVGFVVGGVGLMFSPVNMTVFWIGVAIALVALVAYFALDKVLNRSSH, via the coding sequence ATGTCTGACTCGAGCCACGGCAACACCCCGGCCGCCTGGACGGCCGTGGTGCTCGGTCTGGTCGGCTTCGTGGTCGGCGGGGTCGGGCTGATGTTCTCGCCGGTCAACATGACCGTGTTCTGGATCGGCGTGGCCATCGCGCTCGTCGCCCTGGTCGCGTACTTCGCGCTCGACAAGGTGCTCAACCGCAGCAGCCACTGA
- a CDS encoding ABC transporter ATP-binding protein has translation MVSGEEMRPMETIRRGLHHSPELKVGLRGTFALAVLASAGQVVVPIAVQQTLDRGLGAPGGVDVAYTTLMAVLAGLAVVLTGWASYAMTRRLFTTSERGLTTLRVKAFRHVHDLPLLTQDTERRGALVSRVTSDVDQVSQFLVFGGLLFVVSVGQVLLATVVMAFYSWPLAIVVWVCFAPLFLSLRYFQRRLSLAYGVVRRQVGVLLSAVSEPVVGAEVVRAYAVQERTQARIDEAIATHQAASVRAQGFTAFSFSLGGLSAGLANAGVIVVGIWLGLAGDLTAGRVLAFAFLVSLFVGPVQMGTQIVTDAQLAIAGWRRVIGILDTPADLVDPGPDGVDLPRGPIEVRLDGVTFAYPGGPPVLRDVDLTITAGSRVAVVGETGSGKSTIAKLVTRLMDPTQGRVLLDGVDLRQVAPRSLRSGVVLVPQEGFLFDDTLAANVRYGRLGATDAEITASAQELGLGDWLATLPLGLETRVGQRGEAMSAGERQLVALLRAHLADPDLLVLDEATSAVDPALEMRIGRALDRLMSGRTSITIAHRLSTAENADEVVVVDAGRVVQRGPHAALVAQPGTPYARLHASWTAQHGA, from the coding sequence ATGGTCAGCGGCGAGGAGATGCGCCCGATGGAGACGATCCGGCGGGGGCTGCACCACTCGCCGGAGCTGAAGGTCGGCCTGCGCGGCACCTTCGCCCTGGCGGTGCTGGCCTCGGCCGGGCAGGTCGTCGTCCCGATCGCGGTGCAGCAGACCCTCGACCGCGGCCTCGGCGCCCCCGGCGGCGTCGACGTCGCGTACACCACGCTGATGGCGGTGCTGGCCGGGCTCGCGGTGGTGCTGACGGGCTGGGCGTCGTACGCGATGACGCGGCGGCTGTTCACCACCTCCGAGCGGGGCCTGACCACGCTGCGGGTCAAGGCGTTCCGCCACGTCCACGACCTCCCGCTGCTGACCCAGGACACCGAGCGCCGTGGCGCCCTGGTCTCGCGGGTCACCAGCGACGTCGACCAGGTCAGCCAGTTCCTCGTCTTCGGCGGTCTGCTGTTCGTGGTCAGCGTCGGCCAGGTCCTGCTCGCCACGGTCGTGATGGCGTTCTACTCCTGGCCGCTGGCGATCGTGGTGTGGGTCTGCTTCGCGCCGCTGTTCCTGTCCCTGCGCTACTTCCAGCGGCGGCTGTCCCTGGCCTACGGCGTGGTGCGCCGCCAGGTCGGGGTGCTGCTGTCGGCCGTCTCGGAGCCGGTCGTGGGTGCCGAGGTCGTGCGGGCCTACGCCGTCCAGGAGCGCACCCAGGCCCGCATCGACGAGGCCATCGCCACCCACCAGGCCGCCAGCGTGCGGGCCCAGGGCTTCACCGCCTTCTCCTTCTCCCTCGGTGGGCTCTCGGCCGGCCTGGCCAACGCCGGCGTCATCGTGGTCGGCATCTGGCTGGGCCTGGCCGGCGACCTCACCGCCGGTCGCGTGCTCGCCTTCGCCTTCCTCGTCTCGCTGTTCGTCGGCCCGGTCCAGATGGGCACCCAGATCGTCACCGACGCCCAGCTGGCCATCGCCGGCTGGCGACGGGTGATCGGCATCCTGGACACCCCCGCCGACCTCGTCGACCCCGGCCCCGACGGCGTCGACCTGCCGCGGGGCCCGATCGAGGTCCGCCTCGACGGCGTCACCTTCGCCTACCCCGGGGGCCCGCCGGTGCTCCGCGACGTCGACCTGACGATCACCGCCGGCAGCCGGGTGGCGGTCGTCGGCGAGACCGGCTCGGGCAAGTCGACCATCGCGAAGCTGGTCACCCGCCTGATGGACCCCACCCAGGGACGCGTCCTGCTCGACGGCGTCGACCTGCGCCAGGTGGCGCCCCGCTCGCTGCGCAGCGGCGTGGTGCTGGTCCCGCAGGAGGGCTTCCTGTTCGACGACACCCTGGCTGCGAACGTCCGCTACGGCCGGCTCGGCGCCACCGACGCCGAGATCACCGCCAGCGCCCAGGAGCTCGGCCTCGGCGACTGGCTGGCCACCCTGCCGCTGGGCCTGGAGACCCGCGTCGGCCAGCGCGGCGAGGCGATGTCGGCGGGGGAGCGGCAGCTGGTCGCCCTGCTCCGTGCCCACCTGGCCGACCCCGACCTGCTGGTCCTCGACGAGGCCACCAGCGCCGTCGACCCCGCGCTCGAGATGCGGATCGGGCGCGCGCTCGACCGGCTGATGTCGGGGCGCACCTCGATCACCATCGCCCACCGGCTCTCGACCGCCGAGAACGCCGACGAGGTGGTGGTCGTCGACGCCGGCCGGGTCGTCCAGCGCGGCCCGCACGCCGCCCTCGTGGCCCAGCCCGGCACCCCGTACGCCCGGCTGCACGCGTCCTGGACCGCCCAGCACGGCGCCTGA
- a CDS encoding sigma-70 family RNA polymerase sigma factor, whose amino-acid sequence MDEVDDRHDAGSPGAQGAQGALDCPVTAGFDSEEAVHAAYLLHGAEIYRFLLRGLGDPGAAQDVTQETFLKAWRAGHRYDPTLASLRVWLFGIARNAMIDHARASQARPWQQRLVDPPTAQESARTVADPSEEMVGQWLVEEALRRISEHHRVAIVRTHLEERPYDEVSAELGIPVGTLRSRVFYGLKALRSAMDEMGVVP is encoded by the coding sequence GTGGACGAGGTGGACGACCGGCACGACGCCGGCTCCCCGGGAGCCCAGGGAGCCCAGGGCGCCCTGGACTGCCCCGTGACGGCCGGGTTCGACAGCGAGGAGGCCGTGCACGCGGCCTACCTGCTGCACGGGGCCGAGATCTACCGGTTCCTGCTGCGCGGCCTCGGGGACCCGGGCGCCGCCCAGGACGTCACCCAGGAGACCTTCCTCAAGGCCTGGCGCGCCGGGCACCGCTACGACCCGACCCTGGCGTCGCTGCGGGTCTGGCTCTTCGGCATCGCCCGGAACGCGATGATCGACCACGCCCGCGCCTCGCAGGCACGGCCCTGGCAGCAGCGGCTGGTCGACCCGCCGACCGCCCAGGAGAGCGCGCGCACCGTGGCCGACCCGTCCGAGGAGATGGTGGGCCAGTGGCTGGTCGAGGAGGCGCTGCGGCGGATCTCCGAGCACCACCGGGTCGCGATCGTGCGCACCCACCTGGAGGAGCGGCCCTACGACGAGGTGTCCGCCGAGCTGGGGATCCCGGTCGGCACCCTGCGCAGTCGTGTGTTCTACGGATTGAAGGCGCTGCGGTCGGCCATGGACGAGATGGGGGTGGTCCCGTGA